A portion of the Punica granatum isolate Tunisia-2019 chromosome 7, ASM765513v2, whole genome shotgun sequence genome contains these proteins:
- the LOC116214317 gene encoding lysine histidine transporter-like 8 has protein sequence MSEVVEVAVIPKNGMPGETSPAISAPPFQLHYSPSMTRSPLLSSAPKTPKSPFTPPLMTPIASPMKKAITSMQNYLEEVGHFTKLETQDDWLPITESRNGNLYYSAFHTLSSGIGAQALVLPLAFTALGWTWGILCLSLVFTWQLYTLWVLIELHESKAGIRYSRYLRLSMAAFGEKLGKILALFPIMYLSGGTCVALIMIGGGTMKLFFQVVCADTCKINPLSTIEWYLVFTCCAIIIAQLPNLNSIAGVSLVGAITAIGYCTLIWVLSISRARPEGVSYKPLKAKSDIAQVCSVLNEIGIIAFAFRGHNLVLEIQGTMPSSPQKPSRKAMWGGVKFAYLAIGMCLFPLAIGGYWAYGDRIPANQGMLNALYQYHRHDTSKVILGLTSLLVVVNSLSSFQIYAMPVFDNLEFRYTSNKNKPCPQWLRSGLRVFFGCLAFFISVAFPFLPNLAGLIGGIALPITLAYPCLMWILIKKPQRYSAMWLINGVLGMTGMILSTLIIVAAIWSIVTIGIPVHFFKPE, from the exons ATGAGTGAAGTAGTGGAAGTGGCAGTGATCCCAAAAAATGGGATGCCTGGGGAAACCTCTCCAGCCATCTCAGCCCCACCATTTCAGCTGCATTATTCACCATCTATGACACGTTCACCACTTCTTAGCTCAGCCCCAAAGACGCCAAAGAGCCCATTCACCCCGCCTCTGATGACCCCAATAGCAAGCCCAATGAAGAAGGCCATCACGAGCATGCAGAATTACTTGGAAGAGGTTGGCCACTTCACCAAGCTCGAAACCCAGGATGATTGGCTTCCCATCACCGAGTCGAGGAATGGTAACCTATATTACTCCGCATTTCACACTTTGAGTTCCGGGATTGGAGCTCAGGCCCTGGTTCTTCCCCTAGCTTTCACAGCTCTTGGTTG GACTTGGGGAATATTGTGCCTGTCACTGGTGTTCACATGGCAGCTCTACACTCTATGGGTATTAATTGAACTACATGAATCTAAAGCGGGGATACGTTATAGTAGATACCTCCGACTCTCGATGGCTGCTTTCG GGGAAAAGCTGGGCAAGATACTAGCACTCTTTCCAATAATGTATTTATCTGGTGGAACATGCGTGGCTTTGATTATGATCGGTGGCGGGACCATGAAGCTATTCTTTCAGGTAGTTTGTGCAGACACGTGCAAAATAAATCCACTGTCAACAATAGAGTGGTACCTGGTATTCACTTGCTGTGCCATCATTATCGCACAGCTTCCCAACTTGAACTCAATTGCTGGAGTTTCACTTGTGGGGGCCATCACCGCAATCGGCTACTGCACCTTAATATGGGTACTGTCCATAAGCCGAGCAAGGCCTGAAGGTGTGTCATATAAGCCACTGAAGGCAAAATCCGACATCGCTCAGGTCTGCAGTGTCCTCAATGAGATAGGAATAATAGCTTTTGCTTTCAGAGGCCATAATCTTGTCCTAGAAATACAG GGAACTATGCCTTCAAGTCCGCAAAAGCCGTCTCGCAAAGCAATGTGGGGAGGAGTGAAATTCGCCTATCTAGCAATCGGAATGTGTTTGTTTCCCCTTGCAATAGGCGGCTACTGGGCATATGGAGATCGG ATACCTGCAAACCAAGGGATGCTAAATGCACTGTACCAATACCACAGGCACGACACATCGAAAGTTATCCTCGGGTTAACAAGTCTACTCGTCGTAGTTAACAGCCTAAGCTCGTTTCAGATATATGCTATGCCAGTATTTGACAATCTGGAGTTCAGGTATACCTCTAACAAGAACAAGCCATGCCCTCAGTGGCTGCGATCAGGCTTGCGCGTCTTCTTCGGATGCCTCGCATTCTTTATATCAGTGGCATTCCCCTTCCTGCCAAACCTGGCTGGGTTGATCGGAGGAATTGCTTTGCCAATCACTCTAGCATATCCTTGTTTGATGTGGATTCTTATCAAGAAACCCCAGAGATATAGCGCAATGTGGCTCATCAACGGAGTCCTGGGAATGACTGGGATGATCCTCAGCACTCTTATCATTGTTGCAGCAATTTGGAGTATTGTGACTATCGGAATACCAGTTCATTTCTTCAAGCCAGAGTAA
- the LOC116215132 gene encoding probable GTP-binding protein OBGM, mitochondrial produces MWACRIRSLRPLETLRTAIEAPWLSQSFCSYIDSPQKKAKLAPLQERRMIDRLKLFAKGGDGGNGCFSVRRSRGDRRGRPDGGNGGKGGDVILECSPAVWDFSGLQHHANAGRGGHGTSKNKIGTRGADKVVHVPVGTVIHLLKGEIPRLVEKDPLADPDPWDLPGSLDTRPSESDYQSPSEDHESSEEAESQHKNTCSSYPGKRSSEDKTSMKQQFIQDNRNDALSCSAHSTESQLEGEIEEEEQILYNVAELKEKGQRVVIARGGEGGLGNVSLGKLSKDLKPSKHEKMNDDDAHDSDDHDDEASSSTGCPCSESVVILELKSIADVGLVGMPNAGKSTLLGAISRAKPSVGHYAFTTLRPNLGNVNFDDFSITVADIPGLIKGAHENRGLGHTFLRHIERTKVLAFVVDLASGLGGRKGSPPWEQLRDLILELEHHQEGLSSRPSLIVANKIDEDGAEEAYEELKRRVKGVVPVYPVCAVLEEGVPELKDGLKNLVTGRESYVLNINDIVV; encoded by the exons ATGTGGGCATGCCGCATAAGGTCCCTACGGCCCTTAGAGACGTTGAGGACAGCTATAGAGGCTCCATGGCTGTCACAGTCCTTTTGCTCTTATATAGACTCTCCTCAAAAGAAGGCGAAGCTTGCTCCTTTGCAG GAGAGGAGAATGATAGATAGGTTGAAGCTCTTTGCTAAAGGAGGTGATGGTGGCAATGGCTGTTTCAGCGTTCGACGGAGCCGAGGTGACCGTCGTGGAAGACCTGATG GGGGAAACGGTGGAAAAGGTGGCGATGTCATTTTAGAATGTTCTCCAGCAGTTTGGGACTTCAGTGGTTTGCAGCATCATGCT AATGCAGGTAGAGGTGGACATGGAACTTCAAAGAACAAGATTGGGACTCGCGGAGCAGATAAG GTCGTCCATGTTCCCGTTGGAACTGTTATTCATCTCTTGAAGGGGGAAATCCCCCGTCTGGTTGAAAAGGACCCTCTCGCAGATCCTGATCCGTGGGATCTTCCTGGTTCACTTGACACGCGCCCCTCTGAATCTGATTACCAATCTCCTTCAGAAGACCATGAATCTTCTGAAGAAGCTGAATCACAGCATAAGAATACTTGCTCTTCTTATCCTGGGAAAAGAAGTTCTGAGGACAAAACAAGCATGAAGCAGCAGTTCATTCAAGACAATAGAAATGACGCCCTCTCATGTTCAGCTCATTCCACTGAGTCCCAACTGGAAGGGGAGATTGAGGAAGAAGAGCAGATACTGTACAACGTTGCGGAATTGAAGGAAAAGGGTCAGCGAGTTGTCATTGCTCGAGGAGGAGAAGGTGGCCTGGGTAACGTTTCTTTGGGGAAATTGTCAAAGGACCTGAAGCCTTCGAAACATGAGAAGATGAACGATGACGATGCACATGATTCTGATGATCATGATGATGAAGCTTCCTCCAGCACAGGTTGCCCTTGTTCCGAATCAGTCGTCATATTAGAGCTCAAGAGCATCGCTGATGTGGGCCTTGTCGGGATGCCAAATGCAGGCAAGAGCACCCTCTTAGGCGCCATCTCAAGGGCTAAACCATCAGTGGGGCACTACGCCTTCACGACCCTCAGGCCCAACTTAGGTAACGTGAACTTTGACGACTTCTCCATAACAGTGGCAGATATCCCGGGCCTGATAAAGGGGGCCCACGAGAACCGTGGGCTAGGCCACACGTTCCTCCGCCACATCGAGCGGACCAAAGTTCTCGCCTTCGTGGTAGACTTGGCCTCGGGGTTGGGTGGTAGGAAAGGGAGTCCCCCGTGGGAGCAGCTCAGGGACCTGATCCTTGAGCTCGAACACCATCAAGAGGGGCTTTCTTCTCGTCCTTCATTGATCGTGGCCAATAAGATCGACGAAGATGGTGCTGAGGAAGCATACGAGGAACTAAAGAGGAGGGTGAAGGGAGTTGTTCCAGTCTATCCGGTTTGTGCGGTTTTGGAGGAGGGTGTGCCTGAACTAAAAGATGGTCTCAAGAATCTTGTTACCGGCAGGGAGTCATACGTACTGAATATCAACGATATTGTGGTCTGA
- the LOC116215284 gene encoding uncharacterized protein LOC116215284, which translates to MAHMNFEALRNLHESANHLLHSPVIRQSLVHHGKWTDDVSEASLRMLDVCSTSRDVLLLVKDHIQDLRITLRRSNSIDICPGEDNPIAAYNMIKRKLKKETVKCLRSLKGMKGGSDGLDLLPVDHRLNVVVDMLREVRMTIVAIVESTSTLVSVPWLEGKSTRGSLATKLMRSRGPSLSDTWVDRAALESADTRLEAVEIAIEDLEIELECMFRRLIQTRVSLLNILTY; encoded by the coding sequence ATGGCTCACATGAACTTTGAAGCTCTAAGAAACCTCCACGAGAGCGCCAACCACCTCCTCCACTCACCAGTCATTAGACAATCCCTCGTGCACCACGGGAAGTGGACCGACGATGTCTCCGAAGCGTCCCTGAGGATGCTCGACGTCTGCAGCACCTCCAGGGACGTGCTCCTGCTCGTGAAAGACCACATCCAGGACCTTCGAATCACGCTGCGGAGGTCAAACAGCATCGATATTTGCCCCGGCGAAGATAACCCGATCGCGGCGTACAACATGATAAAGAGAAAGTTGAAGAAGGAGACGGTCAAGTGTCTGCGTTCGCTCAAAGGGATGAAGGGTGGATCCGACGGTTTGGATCTTCTACCAGTGGATCACAGGCTCAATGTGGTAGTTGACATGCTAAGGGAAGTTAGGATGACCATTGTAGCAATTGTAGAGTCGACATCGACCCTTGTGTCCGTACCATGGCTCGAGGGGAAATCGACTAGAGGGTCACTGGCTACGAAGCTCATGCGCTCAAGAGGCCCAAGCTTGAGTGACACGTGGGTCGATAGAGCGGCACTGGAGAGTGCTGACACGAGGTTGGAAGCAGTGGAGATAGCCATTGAAGATCTTGAGATCGAGCTCGAATGCATGTTCAGGAGGCTGATTCAGACCAGAGTTTCACTTCTAAATATACTCACCTACTAG
- the LOC116214316 gene encoding lysine histidine transporter-like 8, translating to MMPEVVEVEDHVTTSPGTRELEQEPGLGTSTPPPVTAPPSQFDTRPSLSDRPLLLAVQKAGPNGGNKTPRAHTPNFFTPLGSPIRRAIQMTKLDAHDAWLPITESRNGNVYYAAFHTLCSGIGIQALVLPVALTILGWTWGVISLSIAFAWQLYTLWVLVKLHESTVTGMRYSRYIHLFNAAFGEKMGKIFALFPIMYLAGGTCVALIIVGGSTSKLFFQIVCGEGCTAKPLTTVEWYLVFTSAAVVLSQLPNLNSIAGVSLVGAVTAVGYCTIMWVVAVTEGRLDGVSYNPKKEENNMVWIFSVLNAFGIIAFAFRGHNLILEIQGTMPSYEKKPSHIPMWRGVKVAYLIIALCLYPLAIGGYWAYGHKIPPNGGMLTAIYQFHGRDTSQAILGLTSLLVIVNAVSSFQIYGMPMFDDMESKYTTRMHRPCPWWLRALFRVMFGYGCFFVAVAIPFLGSLAGLIGGMAVPITFAYPSFMWLKIKKPKRQSFMWYLNWGLGISGTVMSVLLIAAGVYVVIDTGIEVSFFKPH from the exons ATGATGCCCGAGGTGGTCGAAGTCGAAGACCACGTCACTACTTCGCCTGGAACACGGGAGTTGGAGCAGGAACCGGGATTGGGTACCAGTACTCCGCCTCCGGTGACAGCCCCCCCATCTCAGTTCGACACCCGGCCATCTCTATCGGACAGGCCATTGCTCCTGGCGGTACAGAAGGCGGGACCAAATGGGGGGAACAAGACGCCGAGGGCTCACACTCCGAACTTCTTCACTCCCCTCGGGAGTCCCATAAGGAGGGCCATTCAGATGACGAAGCTCGACGCGCATGATGCCTGGCTTCCCATCACGGAGTCGAGGAACGGGAACGTGTATTATGCTGCCTTCCACACGCTCTGCTCCGGGATCGGGATTCAAGCGCTCGTGCTTCCAGTGGCACTGACCATCCTCGGGTG GACGTGGGGAGTCATTAGCTTGTCGATAGCATTCGCATGGCAGCTCTACACGCTCTGGGTGCTTGTCAAGCTTCACGAGTCCACCGTGACTGGGATGCGGTACAGCCGATACATCCACCTGTTCAACGCCGCATTCG GCGAGAAAATGGGGAAGATATTCGCGCTGTTCCCGATTATGTACCTCGCGGGCGGCACATGCGTGGCACTCATCATAGTCGGGGGATCAACCTCAAAGCTCTTCTTCCAGATAGTGTGCGGCGAGGGCTGCACCGCGAAGCCCCTGACCACCGTGGAGTGGTACCTCGTGTTCACTTCTGCAGCTGTCGTGCTGTCTCAGCTTCCAAACCTGAACTCCATAGCTGGGGTCTCCCTGGTCGGTGCTGTCACGGCCGTCGGCTACTGCACCATTATGTGGGTCGTAGCAGTAACCGAAGGCAGGCTCGACGGGGTGTCCTACAACCCGAAGAAGGAGGAGAACAACATGGTTTGGATTTTCAGTGTACTGAATGCTTTCGGCATCATAGCTTTCGCGTTCAGGGGTCACAACCTTATCCTCGAAATCCAG GGGACTATGCCATCATATGAGAAGAAGCCATCTCATATTCCAATGTGGAGAGGGGTGAAGGTAGCATACCTCATCATCGCTTTGTGCTTGTATCCCCTTGCCATTGGAGGTTATTGGGCATATGGCCACAAG ATACCACCGAATGGGGGGATGCTGACAGCAATCTACCAGTTCCATGGCCGGGACACGTCACAGGCGATCCTAGGCCTGACCAGCCTCCTCGTCATCGTCAATGCAGTCAGCTCGTTCCAGATCTATGGCATGCCCATGTTCGATGACATGGAGTCTAAGTACACGACCAGGATGCACCGTCCCTGTCCCTGGTGGCTCCGGGCCTTGTTCCGTGTCATGTTCGGGTATGGCTGCTTCTTCGTGGCAGTCGCGATCCCATTCCTGGGCAGCCTTGCGGGGCTGATCGGGGGGATGGCGGTCCCCATCACCTTTGCCTACCCGTCCTTCATGTGGCTTAAGATCAAGAAGCCCAAGAGGCAGAGCTTCATGTGGTACCTCAATTGGGGCCTCGGGATCTCCGGCACAGTTATGAGTGTTCTCCTGATTGCTGCTGGGGTCTATGTCGTGATTGATACCGGGATTGAAGTGAGCTTCTTCAAGCCCCACTAG